From a single Miscanthus floridulus cultivar M001 chromosome 8, ASM1932011v1, whole genome shotgun sequence genomic region:
- the LOC136470033 gene encoding uncharacterized protein, which yields MVDPKISVPKEKGRWLKPPEGKLNCDASFSSTTKTGGWGYVIRDYDGDVVTAGRGRVQYLYNALQAEIIACLQGAQAAIDQGISNLILETDALMVKQALQSEDFSNSLVGGLVEELHFLVTMNFSSFRCVSIPRESNRVAHELTAVGCNCDDGGETIINSLLAHIHVIVAEESSAHE from the coding sequence ATGGTGGATCCAAAAATTTCAGTGCCAAAGGAGAAAGGGCGATGGCTGAAACCACCGGAAGGAAAACTGAATTGTGATGCATCGTTCTCCTCTACTACGAAGACTGGTGGTTGGGGATATGTGATTAGGGACTACGACGGGGATGTGGTGACTGCAGGAAGAGGGAGAGTGCAGTACCTTTACAATGCACTACAAGCTGAAATTATAGCATGCTTGCAGGGTGCCCAAGCGGCAATTGATCAAGGAATTTCCAATCTTATTTTGGAAACTGATGCTTTGATGGTGAAACAAGCACTGCAATCTGAGGACTTCTCAAACTCATTGGTGGGTGGTCTAGTGGAGGAACTGCACTTCCTGGTGACTATGAATTTTAGCTCGTTTCGTTGTGTCTCAATTCCTAGAGAATCTAATAGAGTTGCCCATGAATTGACAGCTGTTGGGTGTAATTGTGACGACGGAGGTGAGACAATCATCAATTCACTTCTGGCGCACATTCATGTAATTGTTGCTGAAGAATCTTCAGCTCATGAGTAA